In the genome of Schistocerca piceifrons isolate TAMUIC-IGC-003096 chromosome X, iqSchPice1.1, whole genome shotgun sequence, the window CATTATAAAAACCAGTGAAACAAAAATCTTAAAATGTCTTATTCAAGGAAAATCTAAGCATTTGTGTAAATGTGAtcacaaaaaaacaaagaacaggAGAAATATAAGGTTGATTCTTAGTTCTAAAAGTGCAAAAGTACGACACTGAGATCTAGTCTGACTCATCACAATTATGACAAATGTAAAACCGACTGCCACCTGCGCACTCCAAGTGGGACCAGAGCTCACATTTTCCTTGACATTTTATCCATTTTTCGCCAGGCCTACTTTTTTAATATGGGCCTAAGCAAACCAGACAGAAATAATCTTCTTCATCCGATGGCGAAGGTGGTATCTTCCTTTTCTTTGCtttgttttttccttttcctttatttattcCTCTTGATTCAGTAAGATGTTTCTTTACCTGCTGAGCCTTCAATCGTTTTTCTTTTTCGTCATATTCTTGCTTAATTGCCTCTTTTTCAGGCGTGTCTGTATAGATGGTTGACATTTTATTTCTGGAACTTCTTGTTTTTCTTTGCGGAGCCTAAGGAAAAGGCTGAACAATTTCAGGCGAGAAAACAGGTGGAGTGGCTGAGAATGACGCAGTTAGCTCAATACTACTTGAACTTGGGATTGAAGATTCGCATAATAAAGAAGCTGAAAGTGGCTCCAATTCATGATTGCGTTCAGGATTGTTGTCTCCAGAGTCAGGTCTTTCTATTTCAGACGATGGTGAAAAGCCAAATTCttgtgttaaaaactgtggtatttCATTGTTAACTCCAGCATTGTTTTTCCCAGTCTCAGGTTTCGGTGTGTGCATTTCAAGAGATGGTGTTGCACAAGCGTTCTTTTCTCTGTCAGGGTTTGCGCTGTCCGTAACAAAGGAAGATGCAAAGTCAGTTTCTTGAAATACATTAAGATTATAGGGGTGAATACCAGTTTTGCAAAAACCAGCCTGAATGTTCGATTGTATGAAAGCCAGAGGCATAGCAGTTTTGATAATACCTGGTATATCGTAGATTGTCATTGTTTCTCCAGGGTGACTCCACATCCAGCCATCACAAGCAGTATTTATAGCTTTCTTGAAGGGTCCGAACACAGATCTATCCAAGGGTTGTAGTTTGTGCGAACAGTGTGGAGGAAATGAAAGCAATGTGATTCCATTTTCTTCACAAAAATCCAATGTGTTGATGTGGATGTGTGAGGAATGGTTATCCAGCAATAGCAACACTTTATGCGCTTGAGAAGCATtagagaatttcttaaaatgttgGAGAAATACTAAGAACGATTCATCTTGCATCCATCCTGAAGGATTTGCAGTCCCAATTGATCCTACAGGCCCATCCCTAACAAAATGATCACGATAACGAACCCGTGGAAATATAAATAGAGGAGGCATAGTATTCCCAAAGGCATTTACTGCCAAAGCAACTGTGACTAATGTGCCTCGCTCAGCTGAAGTAAGAGCTCCCACTTGGCGTACCCCACGTCTTGCTACTACCTTGTCAGGTTTTTGGACAGTGGTGACGCCTGTTTCGTCAACATTGTATATATCCTGTGGTTCATATTTCTGTCTGTCCATAACAGTTTGCAAATTGTCATAAAGAgcttttacatttgttttattaaagCTCGTTGCTCTTGAAAGGCTAGTTGCTTGAGCTACGTGAACAGAGAGTGAAGGATTCCTATTCATGAATGAACGAAACCATTCCTCGCCAGCCATCTCATTCTCGAGCCAAGTAGCAGGTCGCTTCAGATTGTATTTAGTACTAAGTTCGAAAGCTAGCTTCCGCACCTCTTTCGGAGAAAGGCCAAAATATATTTCTGCGCATCGTGTTATATAAAGTGCCAGCTGCTGTTCCTGCTCCTCAGAGAACACTTTATTATGTGCGGCATATCCCATGCTGACGCTGTCTTCATTCTGGCCTGCAGTGACTCCATCGCGTTTACGAATGTATCGTAGCAAAGACATGCGATTAACTTCGTGCATTTCCGCGGCTCTCCGTATAGAACTCCCGTTTTTCACTTCTTTATAAGCGTCTCCATATTTTGTAATGCCACACTGCCCTCTGTCAGAATTAATCAACCTCTTTCTGGGCatctagaaaaaaataattatcttcGTGTCACAACCGTACTCAGAAAATATGTCATAACCGTACCCAACGCACTCCTCCACAAGAAAAACATCGCAATGGCAATACAAAATTTTCTACGTTCGAAGTAATCACTGATATTAAACTACTAATGTTTAACGTTTAACGAGAAGCAACTCTCATTACTTTATCAGTACACATATAGCAACAATCATTAAAAGGAATGAAATCAAGAAACTTACTTTTGACTGTTGAAAAGTAATGTTGACCGTTGCTAGCGTTATTGTCGCGCGACGGCTGACGCAATACTGTGACACAAGTCCAGACAGGCACGCCGCTTTTGTCTCCCTCCCACTCTCCACGTTATCCTTTTTTATTTGGCTAATATGGCGACTGTCACAACCGTACCCTGGCACAACCGTACCCAGTCTACCCAACACAATCtccctttttgtttttattttttgtttattctgtCGACCTCAAAATACTGTTGCCTTCTTTCTCATAGTCATTTTTCTGTCAATATGACTCACTATGTAATTGGAAAAGTCAAAGTGCTACCACATGTTCTTAAACATCATCTGTTATACTTTCTCCCGAATTCCTCAGTCGCTTAAATATTATGCTTCATACATAaagggtgaacatcaataaaaccaacaaactgcagggacggattcctgactggaaatggaggagaaaaggtcctatgaacaagcGTCTGGAAATACATAGTTGccacgatagatggcgctgacgaatgaaagtcccTCTGACCAGACCACGTGCCgcatgttgcaggctgtgtgattgacgcagtgtaTTGTAAGCAACCGAATGGTCAAGTGTTCATGTAGGGAAAAAGCCGAGATAGTGTTTCCGTACGGCcaggcagatggaaacggtcgagagagagcacggctataccaaaacaagcacCCCCACAGACACCAAGCGCATCACACAACATTAAGCTTTTTTCGGGCGTTTGTGTGACCATGGGTCCTTCCAGATAGACGGTGCTGGGAGGCGTATATTAGATTTGGTGGACACACAAAAGGTGACTTTAGTCTGGTTGAAAtttcttgatagttgacacttcgcgTTCTGGAAGTGTCTTCCTGCAGTTACAGCGCTCATTGTCATGGTTGAactgttcgccgttgccaaacggGCACAAGAAATGGTCAGTTAACTTCCAATTCCTTGTTGGGCTTTTTCTTTTATCTCGCATTCTAGGTGTGGCCcttttatttcgcatttcatcacacatgataaacaCACCcaaaacaagacacacacacacacaaatacacatacaAAACGATGGTAACAAAATCCGCACATTTCGTACACATCACTAGCCAAAGACTACTTTAGTCTTTCGCACAAAATATCCAGCTATCATCACAGACATCGACCTACAGTAGGTAAACTTCATATAACATGATGAAAAACCGAactttttgaagacaggaaattaTCATTGTAACAggtcctaaaaatggttcaaatggctctgagcactatgggactcagaactacttaaacctaactaacctaaggacatcacacacatccatgcccgaggcaggattcgaacctgcgaccgtagcggtcacgcggttcaacaGGTCCTACAGATAAGTAAATATAATACTGGAAACTGGAAGTCTTCCGTAGCGCAATGGTAGTGACGCATTCTGTGGTACGACAAGATGCGGTCCGAATATCGCGAGGTGAtgaaaatgtattttctttttttaaatctttaccaAAGTGACTCTATTATTACTTTCGATTAATTGGTTTCAGTCTATTTTTTATGTTTAATCTTTTACGttattgcagagcctgtgttattACAAATTACGATGCAAGGTTTCTCCGGGCATGCATAGATTATCCAGCTGATGGTTTTCCATATACATTTCATATATCTTTTATCTTTTGgtgcatcattttcatcatcgtttcggcttttttatttgctcttatttttcctcCTATCATTGTTCTTGCTTTTAGCGTCTGCTTGTACCGCCTGTAACCTTTAAGAGTTCCAATCAGGACTGATCATCGGTCGGTATCGCGTCAGCTCGCGGAGCAAAAGCGAGAAGTTAAAATTCGCTTTTAGTGCTGAAACTGAATTTCTTTCTCACCTGAGTTTGCACGTAGAGGTCAGATGTAATCACCGTGAGCAAAGCGAGCGTGATTAATAGTCCTGCCGCAGGTTGCTGACCGCCATTTTCTCGGATACATTTCATATCAAGAGGTTGTGGTTAGATTAGGATACGAGtctaaattcagggctacaaaacacgACGTCTGCCGCAATTCAGTCATTGGTCACATAAAATCAGCTGTGGGAGGAGTTTCTCTCTTTTACTTCGTACCTGATGGGAGCAGCTTACGACATTGCTTCCCGTTGCATGAACAACATTGCAGCACATGTAACGTGAACCGCAGTGTTTGCGTATCTCCTTCAACCGAGCGGTAGACGATGTgctaacactgaagcgccaagtgACAGACATCAACagtcaagtaattttaaacgaatTATAGGTTAAGAAGCGAAGTAAATAAAGCTACCACGCATATCATAGAGACACCTGTCTTACGTTATTACGTAacatataacaaaataaaaaagtttcatggaAATAAACTCCAGTCCGATAATTTATTACGTTATTCTCAAGTAAGCACCATGACGGCAAGCTCTCGATTAGAATCCGGAACCACTGAATACAACGCTGTAtcgcatccactacaaggtgagtcagctagAGAAgtaaatcggacacaacattaccaattactacggcaggAGAAAGCACTAGGGTATGACGTATGAGGATCAGTACCACTATCTAGGagcaaaccatgcatactgtaactgtggctcacggtacagcgcgtattagacctccGTCTCTgttacaaagtatgattgaataacgggtctctagcatagaaaccatgcatttccggacataaattaattagatcttttttgttctgtatcatcttaccgatcaatccctagagtttgtaaagGGCGGAAAAAACCATCTTGTATAAGTGTAAACACGAGACTGGTTACTGTGCTACTGCACCTCGCAGTAGTAACGGTCATGTTACACAAACAAAGGAAAATTTAATGGAAGTAAATGGCTTAAAAGAAATACTATTTTACCGGATCATTTAATCAATACTCCCTATCAACCTGATACGTCTCGCAATATTCAACCAATGATGGCACGGATCACTAGCAAAAAGATGAGTGATCTGCTATGAAACAATGATAGTAGGGGCTTCTTTGCTAATCTGCTACAGTTACATCCACCAACACCCACACTCGAAAAATTGTACAAGAAAGCCTTTGATTGACATATCTGTGTACTACCGTTGGATAAAGATGTGGAAACTCTACCTACGAGCGATGTACCGCGGTACAACTCACAATGCATGCAGAATGAAATACTAATTACCACGAGACATACCggatttctttcataatttgagCAGGTATGATGCTCACCTTGTTGATTTCGGTTTGAGAGATGATAAAGTCAGTATCGTACATGACACAATTGAACGGTACATACCGTTTTCAAAGAGAATCACGCTAAGAACCACGATCTGCTTCCTGGATTCTCTTCGCTTCACGTCTGCGTCGCTTCAGAAACTCGCTGAAATGATGCTTCAAGATATGTGTATCAGTAGATGAGCATACACCGATGATGCAAAGTTTCAGAATGTAGCAAAGAAGGGGGTTTTTCCTTACGCATACCTGGAATCGTGGGGGAGACTTAATGAGACGGCATTGGATGCAGATATGAGAACACAGTGACTGTTTGGCAGTACCCTTAATACGGGGTGGTATGCAAGATTATACATTAACACCGACTTCCGACTGCTCGCGTACATTTTTGAGAAGTTCCTGAGTGTGTGCGTGGAGATGTACTCTTTGGAACCTGCTTTTTATTACACTGTACCGGGCCTTTCGTGGGATGCAAAGTTACGATATAGGCGTGTCAGCATCGAGCTTCTGACTGGTGTTGACACGTTACTGTTTTTCGAAGACGGGATTCGCGGGGGACTTTGTCAGTGTCTGCACAGGTATGCTAAGGCGAATAAACCGCAAATGATTGCGGAGGAGTACCCGCCGTCTGATGATTCGAATTATATATATCCTCTacttggatgtaaataacttaAATGGATTTGCCATGCAACAATCCCTGTTGATTGGAGGGTCCAATGGATATTCGACGATTATGAACTTATCACAGTAGAGAGAAAGATTAATGGTGTGCCTCCTAACTCCGACATGTTATATGTCTTCGAGGCAGATAGCACATACGCAGCAATTTGCATGATGCACACAGCGATTTGCTGTTATGTCCAGAGAACCTAGTCCCACGTAATGGTTCCATTCCCAAGCTGATAACGCCTCTGGTTAACAAGCAGAGGCACAACATTAACTGCTGCAACCTCCGGCAGTCTCTCAGATTCGGAATGAAACTCGTTAGAATCATATGTGCCATCTCTTTCGACCAGGGTCGCTGCTTGAAGGATTATGTTGATTTATGTGCGTAAAAGAGTGCTTTCGTGACGTGTGATTTTGAAAATGAATTATTTTAAATTAATGCTCAACGTGAGTTTTGAGAAAACTATGGAAAATGTAAGAACTTAAACTACATCCGCTTACTTTACCTCTGGGGTGGGCGTTATGGCGGGCAAGATATTATCGGCAAACCAAATTTTAGGTAGACACCAATCATTAATAAAGAACTGGTTGATTTGGAAGTGGCTAGGCTTTCAGTGCGGTTTAAAAAGCCGCTGTTGCTGTTGTAAATATGTATATAAATTGAAAATTCATTCTCTCTATTACTAATAATTCTTTTGA includes:
- the LOC124722438 gene encoding uncharacterized protein LOC124722438, which codes for MHEVNRMSLLRYIRKRDGVTAGQNEDSVSMGYAAHNKVFSEEQEQQLALYITRCAEIYFGLSPKEVRKLAFELSTKYNLKRPATWLENEMAGEEWFRSFMNRNPSLSVHVAQATSLSRATSFNKTNVKALYDNLQTVMDRQKYEPQDIYNVDETGVTTVQKPDKVVARRGVRQVGALTSAERGTLVTVALAVNAFGNTMPPLFIFPRVRYRDHFVRDGPVGSIGTANPSGWMQDESFLVFLQHFKKFSNASQAHKVLLLLDNHSSHIHINTLDFCEENGITLLSFPPHCSHKLQPLDRSVFGPFKKAINTACDGWMWSHPGETMTIYDIPGIIKTAMPLAFIQSNIQAGFCKTGIHPYNLNVFQETDFASSFVTDSANPDREKNACATPSLEMHTPKPETGKNNAGVNNEIPQFLTQEFGFSPSSEIERPDSGDNNPERNHELEPLSASLLCESSIPSSSSIELTASFSATPPVFSPEIVQPFP